A portion of the Phaenicophaeus curvirostris isolate KB17595 chromosome 17, BPBGC_Pcur_1.0, whole genome shotgun sequence genome contains these proteins:
- the CFAP251 gene encoding cilia- and flagella-associated protein 251 isoform X1: protein MLFQKDRQTSPHPLSLSRVFGYNSSLAVHSLMDGEDRVLLYISSHTVVIHDILGNRQYPLQGHTNVISCLCVSEDRRWVATGDRGPDALIIVWDSYSGIPVRTIFESHPEDGVGAIAISRDAKYLATISAGAVQRVCVWRWTLPTEKPLCSTDLKPEFGYQDYVIFNPQNPYEFISNSKTQGDAGLQYSTPLLSRQTFKSVVGRFSQSVFHFNDSQALTGTSAGKLVVWAAVRPQSPAKEPWVKLHSMKAIKVVPLQEESITVLVAFESCIVTGDVKGQVKFYNGELKFLTCYRHSKVGPIRSISFSQATPGASPACSASLTDSSQPFVARNFILSTSDATVFHVATDKTNFEKLLEEAKEAVNAITCHPWQTLLAAGSHCGLLKVWDYQQNQYLVSRIFVGAGIQCLSYDPEGYLLAAGFTDGSVCILDAISLLSSCKEFKFSRGPVTHVSFSHDSEYLATADEKYMVTVYKRVLQKGSRCWQHLAGLQSHYKPIRSILFGVHLDSNKPRLLSLGEDRQLVEYDLDRSSKGRLVVLHRIRVEQFAVPLCLAWYPQLSTESFILTANNCYKMKLYNTTTKICRKTLLGPTYGSPLEKIQILPATNAADPWIRYLAYVTKDKVGLQILPIDGNPHKSSAFICHPDGVSDLASSYDRRCVFTAGGGDCTVMKWEVNLNALDAAASLGGEDLVPFYNLLDGGREGEFFRELEDYFYYAQLHSQGIDTLETRQVSTHIPLEEIPSVMRAMGFYPSEKKIEDMINEVKFSKYADTGEQVTQISFGDFLKLYINHRPAFGLSIKKIQQAFQVLGYDNENGDKVIDRGDLLLLLQCRGERMTEDELARCLTTLMGKHPGGGGSELDTYDPSGAAALSEEEIPEEITAEIFAADILGLPIAEPEKNY, encoded by the exons ATGCTCTTCCAGAAGGACAGACAGACCAGCCCTCATCCCCTT AGCCTGTCCCGCGTGTTTGGCTACAACAGCAGCCTGGCCGTGCACAGCCTGATGGACGGGGAGGACCGGGTGCTCCTGTACATCTCGTCGCACACTGTGGTCATCCACGACATCCTGGGGAACAGGCAGTACCCCCTGCAG GGCCACACGAATGTCATTTCTTGCCTGTGTGTGAGTGAAGACAGGCGTTGGGTTGCAACAGGTGACCGAGGGCCAGATGCTCTGATCATCGTGTGGGACTCCTACTCTGG GATACCGGTGCGCACGATCTTTGAGAGTCATCCAGAGGATGGGGTCGGTGCTATTGCTATTTCCAGGGATGCGAAGTATTTGGCAACCATCAGTGCTGGTGCAGTGCAG AGAGTTTGTGTTTGGAGATGGACTTTGCCCACAGAGAAACCCCTGTGCAGCACGGATCTGAAGCCCGAGTTCGGCTACCAG GATTATGTAATATTTAACCCTCAAAATCCCTACGAGTTCAtcagcaacagcaaaacccaG GGCGATGCCGGTTTGCAGTACAGCACGCCACTCCTGAGCAGGCAG ACCTTCAAGAGTGTGGTGGGACGCTTCAGCCAgtcagtttttcattttaatgactCGCAAGCTCTGACGGGCACCTCGGCCGGGAAGCTGGTGGTGTGGGCCGCGGTCAGGCCCCAGAGCCCAGCCAAGGAACCGTGGGTGAAGCTGCACAGCATGAAGGCCATCAAAGTGGTGCCTTTGCAGGAGGAGAGCATCACTGTGCTCGTGGCGTTTGAGAG CTGCATAGTGACAGGCGATGTGAAAGGACAGGTTAAGTTCTACAACGGAGAGCTGAAGTTCCTCACCTGCTACAGACACAGCAAAGTGGGTCCCATTCggtccatctccttctcccaaGCAACTCCTGGTGCCTCCCCAGCCTGCTCTGCCTCCCTCACTGACAGCAGCCAGCCCTTTGTTGCAAG GAACTTCATCCTTTCAACCTCTGACGCAACCGTGTTCCACGTTGCAACAGACAAGACAAACTTTGAAAAACTCCTGGAAGAGGCGAAGGAAGCTGTGAATGCCATCACATGCCACCCCTGGCAGACGCTCCTTGCTGCGGGGAGTCACTGCGGGCTGCTGAAGGTGTGGGACTACCAGCAGAACCAGTACCTCGTCAGCCGGATATTCGTGGGGGCAGGCATCCAGTGCTTGTCCTACGACCCTGAAG GTTATTTGCTGGCTGCTGGTTTTACCGATGGAAGCGTTTGCATTCTAGATGCCATTTCCCTTCTGTCCAGCTGCAAAGAGTTCAAGTTCTCCCGAGGTCCTGTGACTCATGTTAGCTTCTCTCATGATTCAGAGTACCTCGCAACCGCT GATGAGAAATACATGGTTACTGTTTACAAGAGAGTCCTGCAAAAGGGGAGCAGATGCTGGCAACACCTGGCAGGGCTGCAGTCCCATTACAAACCCATCCGGAGCATCCTCTTTGGGGTCCACTTAGACAGCAACAAGCCCAGGCTGCTGAGTCTCGGGGAGGACCGGCAACTG GTTGAATATGACCTGGACAGAAGCAGCAAGGGCCGCTTGGTGGTCTTGCACAGGATCCGGGTAGAGCAGTTCGCTGTGCCCCTGTGCTTGGCCTGGTACCCACAGCTCAGCACCGAGTCCTTTATCCTCACTGCCAATAACTGCTACAAAATGAAGCTCTACAACACAACGACCAAAATTTGTAG AAAGACCCTTTTGGGACCAACCTATGGCTCCCCGTTGGAGAAGATACAAATCCTCCCAGCAACAAACGCTGCAGACCCCTGGATACGCTATCTGGCATACGTTACAAAGGACAAG GTGGGCTTGCAGATTTTGCCTATTGATGGCAACCCCCACAAGTCCTCAGCTTTCATTTGCCACCCGGATGGTGTCTCTGACCTTGCGAGCTCCTACGACAGACGCTGCGTCTTTACAGCAGGCGGGGGTGACTGCACCGTGATGAAATGGGAGGTCAACCTGAA tgccttggatgctgctgcttccctgggtgGGGAGGACTTGGTCCCATTCTACAACCTACTGGATGGTGGCAGAGAAGGCGAATTCTTCAGG GAACTGGAAGACTATTTTTACTATGCGCAGCTGCACAGCCAGGGGATTGATACGCTGGAGACCAGGCAGGTGTCAACGCACATTCCCTTGGAGGAAATTCCTTCTGTAATGAGAGCGATGGGATTTTATCCATCAGAGAAAAAG ATTGAAGACATGATAAACGAAGTAAAATTCAGCAAGTATGCGGATACCGGAGAACAAGTGACACAAATCAGTTTTGGGGATTTTCTGAAACTTTACATAAATCATCGACCTGCGTTCGGCTTGTcgataaaaaaaatacaacaagcGTTTCAGGTTCTTGGTTATGATAATGAGAATGGAGACAAAGTTATTGACAGAGGAGACTTACTGTTGCTGCTTCAGTGCCGAG
- the PSMD9 gene encoding 26S proteasome non-ATPase regulatory subunit 9, which yields MAHPAARPVTVSDVQELVKRKDEIEAQIKANYELLEGQKGVGMDEPLVDADGFPRDDIDLYKVRTARHNIICLQNDHKALMKQVEEALHQLHAREKEKHARDEAEALAEALSQTQSLPQAFAKVNAVTPGSPASLSGLQVDDEIVEFGSVNANNFQSLQNIATVVQHSEGRPLSMTVIRSGKKVHVGLTPKRWAGKGLLGCNIIPLQR from the exons ATGGCGCATCCCGCCGCGCGCCCCGTCACCGTCAGCGACGTGCAGGAGCTGGTGAAGAGGAAGGACGAGATCGAGGCGCAGATCAAGGCGAACTATGAGCTGCTGGAGGGG CAAAAGGGCGTGGGGATGGACGAGCCGCTGGTGGACGCCGATGGTTTTCCCCGCGACGACATCGACCTCTACAAAGTGCGAACCGCCCGGCACAACATCATCT GTTTGCAGAACGATCACAAGGCCCTCATGAAGCAGGTGGAAGAAGCTCTTCACCAGCTGCACGCCCGGGAGAAGGAGAAGCACGCCCGGGATGAGGCGGAGGCGCTGGCCGAGGCGCTGAGCCAGACGCAGAGCCTGCCGCAGGCTTTTGCCAAAGTGAACGCAGTGACCCCAGGATCTCCTGCCAGTCTCTCG GGACTTCAGGTCGATGATGAGATTGTGGAGTTCGGTTCTGTCAATGCAAACAACTTCCAGAGCCTGCAGAACATCGCCACAGTGGTGCAGCATAGCGAAGGG aGACCCTTGAGCATGACTGTGATCCGCAGCGGCAAAAAAGTGCACGTGGGGCTAACTCCAAAGCGCTGGGCTGGGAAGGGCCTCCTGGG CTGCAATATCATTCCCTTGCAAAGATGA
- the CFAP251 gene encoding cilia- and flagella-associated protein 251 isoform X2, translating into MLFQKDRQTSPHPLSLSRVFGYNSSLAVHSLMDGEDRVLLYISSHTVVIHDILGNRQYPLQGHTNVISCLCVSEDRRWVATGDRGPDALIIVWDSYSGIPVRTIFESHPEDGVGAIAISRDAKYLATISAGAVQRVCVWRWTLPTEKPLCSTDLKPEFGYQDYVIFNPQNPYEFISNSKTQGDAGLQYSTPLLSRQTFKSVVGRFSQSVFHFNDSQALTGTSAGKLVVWAAVRPQSPAKEPWVKLHSMKAIKVVPLQEESITVLVAFESCIVTGDVKGQVKFYNGELKFLTCYRHSKVGPIRSISFSQATPGASPACSASLTDSSQPFVARNFILSTSDATVFHVATDKTNFEKLLEEAKEAVNAITCHPWQTLLAAGSHCGLLKVWDYQQNQYLVSRIFVGAGIQCLSYDPEGYLLAAGFTDGSVCILDAISLLSSCKEFKFSRGPVTHVSFSHDSEYLATADEKYMVTVYKRVLQKGSRCWQHLAGLQSHYKPIRSILFGVHLDSNKPRLLSLGEDRQLVEYDLDRSSKGRLVVLHRIRVEQFAVPLCLAWYPQLSTESFILTANNCYKMKLYNTTTKICRKTLLGPTYGSPLEKIQILPATNAADPWIRYLAYVTKDKVGLQILPIDGNPHKSSAFICHPDGVSDLASSYDRRCVFTAGGGDCTVMKWEVNLNALDAAASLGGEDLVPFYNLLDGGREGEFFRELEDYFYYAQLHSQGIDTLETRQVSTHIPLEEIPSVMRAMGFYPSEKKIEDMINEVKFSKYADTGEQVTQISFGDFLKLYINHRPAFGLSIKKIQQAFQVLGYDNENGDKVIDRGDLLLLLQCRGAAALSEEEIPEEITAEIFAADILGLPIAEPEKNY; encoded by the exons ATGCTCTTCCAGAAGGACAGACAGACCAGCCCTCATCCCCTT AGCCTGTCCCGCGTGTTTGGCTACAACAGCAGCCTGGCCGTGCACAGCCTGATGGACGGGGAGGACCGGGTGCTCCTGTACATCTCGTCGCACACTGTGGTCATCCACGACATCCTGGGGAACAGGCAGTACCCCCTGCAG GGCCACACGAATGTCATTTCTTGCCTGTGTGTGAGTGAAGACAGGCGTTGGGTTGCAACAGGTGACCGAGGGCCAGATGCTCTGATCATCGTGTGGGACTCCTACTCTGG GATACCGGTGCGCACGATCTTTGAGAGTCATCCAGAGGATGGGGTCGGTGCTATTGCTATTTCCAGGGATGCGAAGTATTTGGCAACCATCAGTGCTGGTGCAGTGCAG AGAGTTTGTGTTTGGAGATGGACTTTGCCCACAGAGAAACCCCTGTGCAGCACGGATCTGAAGCCCGAGTTCGGCTACCAG GATTATGTAATATTTAACCCTCAAAATCCCTACGAGTTCAtcagcaacagcaaaacccaG GGCGATGCCGGTTTGCAGTACAGCACGCCACTCCTGAGCAGGCAG ACCTTCAAGAGTGTGGTGGGACGCTTCAGCCAgtcagtttttcattttaatgactCGCAAGCTCTGACGGGCACCTCGGCCGGGAAGCTGGTGGTGTGGGCCGCGGTCAGGCCCCAGAGCCCAGCCAAGGAACCGTGGGTGAAGCTGCACAGCATGAAGGCCATCAAAGTGGTGCCTTTGCAGGAGGAGAGCATCACTGTGCTCGTGGCGTTTGAGAG CTGCATAGTGACAGGCGATGTGAAAGGACAGGTTAAGTTCTACAACGGAGAGCTGAAGTTCCTCACCTGCTACAGACACAGCAAAGTGGGTCCCATTCggtccatctccttctcccaaGCAACTCCTGGTGCCTCCCCAGCCTGCTCTGCCTCCCTCACTGACAGCAGCCAGCCCTTTGTTGCAAG GAACTTCATCCTTTCAACCTCTGACGCAACCGTGTTCCACGTTGCAACAGACAAGACAAACTTTGAAAAACTCCTGGAAGAGGCGAAGGAAGCTGTGAATGCCATCACATGCCACCCCTGGCAGACGCTCCTTGCTGCGGGGAGTCACTGCGGGCTGCTGAAGGTGTGGGACTACCAGCAGAACCAGTACCTCGTCAGCCGGATATTCGTGGGGGCAGGCATCCAGTGCTTGTCCTACGACCCTGAAG GTTATTTGCTGGCTGCTGGTTTTACCGATGGAAGCGTTTGCATTCTAGATGCCATTTCCCTTCTGTCCAGCTGCAAAGAGTTCAAGTTCTCCCGAGGTCCTGTGACTCATGTTAGCTTCTCTCATGATTCAGAGTACCTCGCAACCGCT GATGAGAAATACATGGTTACTGTTTACAAGAGAGTCCTGCAAAAGGGGAGCAGATGCTGGCAACACCTGGCAGGGCTGCAGTCCCATTACAAACCCATCCGGAGCATCCTCTTTGGGGTCCACTTAGACAGCAACAAGCCCAGGCTGCTGAGTCTCGGGGAGGACCGGCAACTG GTTGAATATGACCTGGACAGAAGCAGCAAGGGCCGCTTGGTGGTCTTGCACAGGATCCGGGTAGAGCAGTTCGCTGTGCCCCTGTGCTTGGCCTGGTACCCACAGCTCAGCACCGAGTCCTTTATCCTCACTGCCAATAACTGCTACAAAATGAAGCTCTACAACACAACGACCAAAATTTGTAG AAAGACCCTTTTGGGACCAACCTATGGCTCCCCGTTGGAGAAGATACAAATCCTCCCAGCAACAAACGCTGCAGACCCCTGGATACGCTATCTGGCATACGTTACAAAGGACAAG GTGGGCTTGCAGATTTTGCCTATTGATGGCAACCCCCACAAGTCCTCAGCTTTCATTTGCCACCCGGATGGTGTCTCTGACCTTGCGAGCTCCTACGACAGACGCTGCGTCTTTACAGCAGGCGGGGGTGACTGCACCGTGATGAAATGGGAGGTCAACCTGAA tgccttggatgctgctgcttccctgggtgGGGAGGACTTGGTCCCATTCTACAACCTACTGGATGGTGGCAGAGAAGGCGAATTCTTCAGG GAACTGGAAGACTATTTTTACTATGCGCAGCTGCACAGCCAGGGGATTGATACGCTGGAGACCAGGCAGGTGTCAACGCACATTCCCTTGGAGGAAATTCCTTCTGTAATGAGAGCGATGGGATTTTATCCATCAGAGAAAAAG ATTGAAGACATGATAAACGAAGTAAAATTCAGCAAGTATGCGGATACCGGAGAACAAGTGACACAAATCAGTTTTGGGGATTTTCTGAAACTTTACATAAATCATCGACCTGCGTTCGGCTTGTcgataaaaaaaatacaacaagcGTTTCAGGTTCTTGGTTATGATAATGAGAATGGAGACAAAGTTATTGACAGAGGAGACTTACTGTTGCTGCTTCAGTGCCGAG